The genomic region TGGGATCCGAGGTGCCGTCGTATgtagtcatgtcgggagctttaaagtcttttgggactttggccctcatgatctctttggtgaatggatcttgatctttgtgaGAGCTGCCTTCAGGATCAGGTTGGATAGTTTTTGTTTGAAATTCGGCTTCGAGCTTCAAGAGCTTGTCatctaattctcgacgtcgcctagtttctctccGAAGGTCCCTCTCGGCTTCTCGTTGATGTTCAGCCTCTTTTTTGAGCTCTTTGAGGCGATCTTGTTgagcttgaagtgcctccatgactTCTGAATTTGgcaaattcttgtctttgtttggttgaaaagtatcctttggtgtggtgtccgcgtttttgtgcggcgtcctgtcttctagatcagagttgtggttgttgtcaaggttgtctgccattttgatgagatgacttccaggtccccggcaacggcgctaatgttccgacggttacctgaaactgtaggtcgatctcggacgagatcttctgtgctaatcggcgctgatgtgtccgacttgttggacttgttagtgatgctgatccttcgtcaccggagggtggtggtacctgcaagggactctgatgcttaagttagcaagggtattaagcaggtttttagtagaatcagtatatgagttatacctgggtgctccagtgtatttataatggtgtggagtgacctttctggagataagatagttatcttatcttatctttgagtgaagtcatcttatcttcaagggaaccacccttatctctcAAGGCTTGGGctgtctttggatttgggtcgtgttcctccttttgggcccctttttgggcttctttttggtgatttggccgaactatttgagaagaggtcgggtagttcggacctaaagaggtcggtcaacTTGTCGCTAATCAGCCCGGGTCGTACaacttgacccagggtatgaacagaaacttaaaatcatgcaatttagatgaataagtgtgagaataattgacaaaatccacttaattcaatccaaaatatactataaaatagtggtttatcagaatgCTAATAACTTTGAGTTAAAGtctcaactcatcactttggttcagcAAAATTGTCAATTTGGTGGAAGTCCTCAAGAGGATCCCAACCGATACATTTCTAACTTCCTCAAAATCTGTAACACAATCAAGACTAATGGTCCCTGCTGATGTCTACCGACTATTATTGTTTCTGTTTTCTATCAGGGACCAGACTAAGTAGTGACTTGAGACACAACTCAAGAAAAGTATAGTAATCTGGGAGGATTTGCTGAGTAAGTTTTTAACCAAATTCTTTTCCTCTCAAAGGTTGACAAAGTTGAGAACCGACATTCAGACATTTAGATAGCAAGAATAAGAGTCTCTTCATGAGGCCTGGGAGTGGTACCAGGAGATATTGCAAAAGTATTTTCCGAACATTTTTTTGATTGGGTGCAACTCTAGATTTTCTATGATGAAATTACCCTCGTTTCAAGGATCTCATTGGATAATTCAGCGGAAGGTTCTTTGCAAATGAAAAAGACTATGATGAAGTGTTGGAGTTAACTGAGATAGTGGCCAAAAATTAATATCTATATTCttatgaaagaacaataaaaaaaggAATCATGAAATTGAATGCGTCGGTTATCCTTATAGCCCAAAACAAAGTCATGTCCCAACATATTAATGCCATTACTCAACACCTAAGAGACATACAAGTTTCAGTCATGACCACCTAAGATACTCCCTATGACATAAATAGTAGAAGGCCTCCAACTCCAAGTTAAAGATTTTGAGTATGACCAATCTCCTCTAGAATAAGTGAATTATATGGAGAATGATCCATTTTCTAAAAGCTACCTCTCTCAGATCGAGATTGCGAAACGTTTTTCGTAGAGACTTACTAGTGCCTGTTTGATGGCACCGGATTCGATGGTTccagaacgtttggaccattaaatggtcccataacaaaacatgttttttaagttttttaataactgaTAAATAGtccttatctaattttaattacaaattaaccccatatattttatttaatcataaaaattatttttttattttataaattattattttatcattaataaacaataaaaaataaaaacaataacgaattagatcttccattgatcgtaataaacattttggctattccaatcgattaaaagatTATATTTGATCCGTGACGTTCGTCCAGGACTGTGAAATCGTGTTTCtttgaaaatcaatcgattggattatcaaaacaatcgattgaatttcaggtttTCCATAACTCAATTGATTGGACTACAGGTtattatcacaaaacaatcgattgaaaattgtaAGGCAGCATGGTTTTcacaaaaatcaatcgattggtcatattacccaatcaattgaacgatgactaaaatgtggatttttaataattcaatcgattgcttatactacccaatcgattgaatgcttcaaattaaaagaataaacatATCAAGCATAGTGCATCTGCGCTGCTGAGAAGTTTCGAGGGATAGAAGTCCGTCTGCATGCACCAAATCGTAGGTTCTAGGGTATGTTGGAAAAGCCTCACACCTAGGAGCAACAAAAGATCATACATATAAGAAAATAGTAACACTTATTCACAAAATCATAATAGTAGTTGATAATTTAATATATCCTTGCACCCAGCCTACCACCAATAATAATTAAGTAGAATTTCTGAATATAACAACTTCTATATGCTTATGCCTATATCCCCCAAGAATTCTTGACTTGCACAGCATCATTAACTATTAAGCTTTTACACCTTtattaacatatatttttttaaccAATGTCGTGGATCTCAATTATGTAAGTCTTTAAGAATACTTTAACCTTAGTGTGAATGTTATGGTGACCACGAAAAGAAAAAGGGGAAATTGAATAGGCATGTATATCCTCAATTCTTTTCGTTAATAGTGGATTATCAATCAATTCTTTTAATTTGAAGCATTTAAtcgattgaattattaaaaattcaCATTTTAGTCATCGTTCAATTGATTGgataatatgaccaatcgattgatttttgtgaaaatcatgctgccttgcaattttcaatcgattgttttgtgataacaacctgtagtccaatcgattgagttatgaaaaatttgaaattcaattgattgttttgataatccaatcgattgatttttaaAGAAACACGATTTCACAGTTCTGGACAAACGTTACGGATCAAATATAatcttttaatcgattggaatagccaaaaaatttattacgatcaatggaagatctaattcgttattgtttttattttttattgttaataaatataatagattaatgataaaataataatttataaaataaaaaatagtttttatgatttaataaaatatatggggttaatttgtaattaaaattagataaggactatttagcatttattaaaaaaacttaaaaacatgTTTTGTTCTGGGACCATTAtgagattaatttgtaattaaaattaaataaagactatttatcagttattaaaaaacttaaaaaacatacTTTATTATGGGATCGTTTAATAGTCCAAACGTTCTGAACCAtcgaatcatttttattttatgcttTCTTTTGGCTCGTGGGTTCTAATTTCtttcaaaggaaaaaaaaaaaagaaaacactaaCAAGGTCACCATATAGTCATAACTCAACACATTGGCTACCTCGGCATGTTCTCATCGGTGAGAATCTCTCGGGTTGAGATATTTAGTTATTTACCGGTTTGGCAGTTCTCAATTCCCAGTTCAGCCTCATCCATGGAGTCTCTCTCTTCCCTGAAACCCTCTCATCACCACCACCAATCCCTTCTCTCTCTTAATCACCACCATTCAACAACACCATTCTCTTCCGTTCCTTTCCTTTCTCTAccatcttcctcctcttcctcttccgcTTCCTTTCGATTTTCACCCATCAAAGCCTCACACTCACCCAAAAACCCATTAACCCACGTGacccaaacactaaacccctTCTTCTCACTCATCCTCAAATCAGCATGCATCGCAGCTGCATTGTTCCTCATGCGCCTTCACTTCAATTCTCCCGCCCTCGCCGCTGCCGCTACAGCCGCACCGCAACCACCATCTTCCGCGACGGAATCCTCTCCGGAAGATGCCTCCGGCGAAGAAAAAATCTCCCCCGAAAAAAAGGTTTCGGGTGAAGAGAACAGCACCGTTGAAGATCTTCAGTCCCTCATCGAAGCAAAGATCAGAGAGCGTAAATTCGACGAAGCGGTTCCGATGGTAGACCGCTTGATTGAAATTGAGCCGGAGGAGCTTGATTGGCCGCTGCTGAAGGCGCACCTGCGTGCCCGCAACAACGACCACGCGGTGGCGCGGAACTTGTTTGAAGAAGTGCTGAAGAGAGACCCTTATAACGTGATTGCGCTTCATGGTCTTCTTGTGGCGGCTTTTGAGTTGAAGGAACCAACGAAGGATTTTATGCCAAGGTTTGAAGAAGCTGTGAAGTTCCTGGAGAAAGAAGAGAGGGATTCTGAGGCAAGGGACTTGAAGCTGCTAATTGCGCAGGTAATCAACATTGAATGGGATTCAATTAGTGTTCATATACAAGTGCATACCAGCCCATAACTAACTATAGCAAAAGAGGATAACtatctaactaactaactaacgaATAAGTTGCAAACTTGCAAGTTGCAGAGTTGTTGCTGGAGTTGTATGATGGAGTTGTAGATGTATCATTTTTTATTTGTCAAAGGAAGTTATTCTCCCTGATATGTGGGAAAAATAATAAACTACAAAACATGAAATATTTGAGTAGTTCAAATTGTTAGAAAATATTAGGATATTTGAATTGATACTGGGATATTAAGcatttattatttgattattatcTGATTTGTTCATCACCTATTTACCTTGTATCATATTCATAGAAACATCTGATTATCAAGTTTATTATTTTTGagataggtttaattactctgtaggtttcatagtttcaccaaatttgtaattaggtcctttattttatttcaattgagtttctacactacttttaattttgtaattaggtccTTTTAAGTGTAAAAACGGTTAGAGTTAATTGAATATTTCTCTGAAAATTGAGTGTATCTACAATTAAAAACCTAATTAGATCTTTAACCACAtgttttttggaaaaaatattctgctaattttaatatttttgatatgaaaatgatctaattacaaaattaaaagcagtgTAGGGACCTAATtgtaaagaaaaaaagtataaggatctCATTgcaaatttggtgaaactatagagaccaatagaataattaaacctttgaGATATTATCGTGAATTCTGACACAAATAATGTAAACATATAAACTAGCCCGACTTCATCATTTTGTGTCGAACTAACCCAATTTATTGATGGGTGTTGAGCTAGTTTATATCTTTCATGGTTAAAATTGTAGGACATAAATCTGTCATGGCCTGAAATGATGATTTATTCTGGACAAATGTTTGATCCTCCATTGATTGTTTTGCCATGAAAGATATGATAAACTACATTTCTACATTTCAGACCATGAAAGATTTGAGGCTGGACAGATTTTAATCATGTAATATATAAACTAGCTCGACTTCCCCATTGTGGGTCGAACTAGCCCAATGATTGATAGGTGTCAAGCTAGATTACATCTTTCATGGTTAAAATTGTAGTACTTAAATCTGTCTTGGTCAGAGATGATAATTATTTGGACAAATATTCGATCCTCCATCTACTATTTTGCCACTGATATGATATTTTAGGGGGGCTCTTTAAGTACTTCACTAAGTTCACTCTAACAAGTACCTATAACATAAATGCATATCTAACTAACTTTCTAATACAGGTTAAGGTTTTGGAAGGGGAATTATCCAGTGCGCTGAAGGTGTATGAGGATCTTGTGACAAAAGAACCGAAGGATTTTAGGCCTTACTTGTGTAAGGGTGTGGTGTATACTATGATGAAGAAGAAAGATGAAGCTGAAAGACAGTTTGAGAAGTTTAGGGAACTTGTCCCAGAGGATCATCATCACAAAGATTATTTTGAGGACAATGCTAATGTGTTCTTGCAGAAGCTAGAGCAAAAGAAAGAAGCGGCTCTGAAGAGGTGAAAACGAGTGATGAGCTGAATTGCTTAGAATTAGTTATGGTTTCAAGCATCATTTTGAATTCAGTTCGCAAATTCTGTGGCGAAATGAAACTAAGAGAGCTGCGATTGCACTGTCTTGAATTTAAAACCACCACTCTCTAGAGAATGATGATCGTTCTTAACTTGTGTTGAATGATTGGACTACAATCTAGGTGAGTGTTAATGTTGTACGTTCTAGGTGATAAATTTTGCTTTTGGTGGTTGTTCAAAATTACAATAACAATAATTGCCACAATTCCAAGATAGGAGTGTTGGTAGATATGGATGGTGAGATTTGAAAGGGTTTGTTTGTAGTCATATTTTATGATAGAAGATAGAACATAATGGTATTGTTGGATCTATATGATCGACCTCAACTAGTAGAAAAAGGATTGtttcttattattgttattatcatTGATGGAAAGTGAGATGTATAAATAGGGTTATCTTTTTGCTCTAAAATGAACTTATTGGTTACCTTTTGTTTGAAAGGTAGAAGAACCTAAATACATATTCCATCAACCACAACTGTAACTCGGTGATCCTCTATTTTGAATTTGGATAGTTTTGCCTGAGCAAGATAGATAGTCGGTTTTGAAATGTTAACTATGTTACATTCATTACCCTGAATATATAGCATGTTTGTGGGTGATCTACTGATCTTGATGACATCGGAGGGCTTTTCCTCTGTCCATTACAGACTACAGTGTATGGTTGGATCCTATTGTGCTTATTCTAGTTACTCACTGGTGGCTTTACTTGCTCAACTCTGAGTGATGCGCGTGTAAGTATTTCTATATTGTGGAAATATGCTTCTAAATTGCTTTGTGAATTGCGATGCATATTTTCAATTGTCATAACAAATATGATTTATGACAGCATTTAACTTCATTTAATCCATGTATCCGAACTACCATATATGGAACAACTTGGTCGTTGTTGACATACATGTTCATCTTATACTTCTCTCTTGTCGGAAGAAAACTGCATTCGATTCAGTTAAGTATATTATCCTCAATTTGATAGGATATGATAAGTTAAAGACATGATAGTATGTCTGATGTAAATGATTTTGGCAAATAGTTAGGATTGAACTATGGTTGTGTTTTAGTGAAGTGAATTGCCAGCTTATCCCCAAGTTAATGAGCAACTTGAACAGGTCATAAATTGTTATGGTTCTGCACAGGCTTCTGAAATTGTTAGAATGTGTTTAAATCAGTTTGGTCCTTGTGAAACTGTTGCTATTACGGCTAGCATCAGGTTGGTTCAAGTACACCAAATTTACTATTGACTATGGTGTTTGCTATTATTATTGCAAACCGTCGACCATGGCTTTTTGAATAGGAAAAAAAAAGGAATTTCAGGTTAAAATTTCAATTTGGGGAGTAGAAGCTACGTGACGGTAAGAAAATATATAAAGTAATGAAAACTTAACATAACAGATACGGTGGTAAGAACGGAGGTGCAAACCTGCCAAACCACAAATATTGGGTcaattttttctctgttttttatTCATAGCATTTCCCAACTCAACAGATTAAACTTGCTGCATGTATAAGACAGAATTCAAACTTCTAATATTTAGTTAAGTGCATTAATGAGTTAACCACTAAATCAACCTAAACTGATTCAATTAACCAACCTAAACTGNNNNNNNNNNNNNNNNNNNNNNNNNNNNNNNNNNNNNNNNNNNNNNNNNNNNNNNNNNNNNNNNNNNNNNNNNNNNNNNNNNNNNNNNNNNNNNNNNNNNNNNNNNNNNNNNNtatataattttttagtttttcacCGTATCCATCTACTTCAGTAAGTCAAGGACTAATCTGCTACAGTATTAAACTCTATTTTTAAGGATTTATTGTTGGCTAATATGTTGTTACATGTATAAAGTGAGATTCCAACTCCCAATACTTACTTAAATATTAGAAAGACATCTTTTTGAAGCCCTAATCAATAATGACCGGCCCAATCCATTACTATTTcatttgttcttttattatttagttattttaaaagTCTTAATGCATCAAGTAATATTAAATAAGTGTTTGATTTTTAATATGAATGTATGCAATAGGTTTTatgatttgttttttttttggtagttatgatttgttttttatctaaaaaaatgTGAACTCAGAATTAGAGACTAGTCATTAGCTCTTGCCTTTCGGTTGGCGGATACTTGAGACTTGAGAGTTAAAGCCTATTAaccaaaaaagaacaaaaagtaaatcaactAATATTATCCAAATATATGTAgatgtaataaaaaaattattaatatataatGATATTGATATTGATATTTATTCtatcaaattatcaataatattATTGGTATATCAAACACCATTGACTCCCATATTTTGATAtaggatttttaattttaattgtgtattttcattattttttatttttttttaagtcaCATGTCGCAAACGGAACTCCAATTTTATACTAATATTTGATATGTATATACAAGTTTCTTAGTTTGGTGGTAAGTTTTTAAATGTTTGATTTCCGGATTTGTGAAGATTTGACTGGATTTATTGGGTTTTAGTCGAGGGTCTAGTGAGAATTTGATTAAAACATTCTGTAAAAGATTTTCTACTTTCTAGTGTTTGATTGTGAATCTTGTTGGGTTTGATTAGTACATATTTTAGGTTTGGAATTATTCAGGATATGAGGACGGTtatatatacaatttttttttggcaattaaattcaattaagttggtccaaatttaataaaaatcaaCCTCACATTAAGGTGCGTGTAAACACGAGCTCACTCAACCATTCAATAGCACGAGCGGTATTATGAAAAATACTTCTTCTTTCTCGATCAAAATCCCAACCCTAAAAATTCAAACAACGTTCGAAATCTCTGAAAAAACTGTCAAAATCCTTGCAAAAACACAAATAAACCTACAAAAGAAGTTCAAAATCTCCATCAAGAAACATAAAAACAAAAGACGAAAGATTATTGAAGGTACTATACACTAATTGCCCAGttttttcacttttctcttttctctttctcatttTGATCGCGGAACACTAGATAATCATATTTATGTTTATTTAGTAGATTCATTATGTGTTCTTGCTTTAAAGTACAGATTACTGTTCTCATCATACTGTTCAATCGGTGATAATTGTCTTACGTACTGTTTCGCATATAGTTTAACCTATATTTTCATGTGTTTGACAGATTGAATGTATTTTTGTGCATGTTTGCATGTTTCGAATTGAGTTTGTCTGTAGTAATCAGAAACAACTTTCGGTGTATTTCAAGTAAATTCAGGTGTAATTGGTACTGTTGTCCTATTCTTGATGTAACTAGAAACAGAATATTGTTCTTGTGCTTCTAGTGTTATTTTATGCATGTTTGATTGAGTTGAATATCATTTTGAACTCACATTATTtcatgtaataaaaaaataataacgaTGTATATGGCTCGTATTTTGTTGTATTTCTTGTGAATTGAGGTACATTTGGTGCTGTTGTTATCTATTAACCTTATTTTTTATTCGTTACAAAAAAAATGGCAAGCAAGAATCCTGCACTAAAGTATAATGTAAGCACATATATCTTAGACCAACTCAATTTTTTCTTGTATAAATATAGTTTTTTAGATGATTCTCATTTGTTTACAGAAAACTCATGATTTGAAATGATCCACAGG from Arachis ipaensis cultivar K30076 chromosome B02, Araip1.1, whole genome shotgun sequence harbors:
- the LOC107625205 gene encoding protein SLOW GREEN 1, chloroplastic isoform X2, whose amino-acid sequence is MFSSVRISRVEIFSYLPVWQFSIPSSASSMESLSSLKPSHHHHQSLLSLNHHHSTTPFSSVPFLSLPSSSSSSSASFRFSPIKASHSPKNPLTHVTQTLNPFFSLILKSACIAAALFLMRLHFNSPALAAAATAAPQPPSSATESSPEDASGEEKISPEKKVSGEENSTVEDLQSLIEAKIRERKFDEAVPMVDRLIEIEPEELDWPLLKAHLRARNNDHAVARNLFEEVLKRDPYNVIALHGLLVAAFELKEPTKDFMPRFEEAVKFLEKEERDSEARDLKLLIAQVKVLEGELSSALKVYEDLVTKEPKDFRPYLCKGVVYTMMKKKDEAERQFEKFRELVPEDHHHKDYFEDNANVFLQKLEQKKEAALKRLQCMVGSYCAYSSYSLVALLAQL
- the LOC107625205 gene encoding protein SLOW GREEN 1, chloroplastic isoform X1, with amino-acid sequence MFSSVRISRVEIFSYLPVWQFSIPSSASSMESLSSLKPSHHHHQSLLSLNHHHSTTPFSSVPFLSLPSSSSSSSASFRFSPIKASHSPKNPLTHVTQTLNPFFSLILKSACIAAALFLMRLHFNSPALAAAATAAPQPPSSATESSPEDASGEEKISPEKKVSGEENSTVEDLQSLIEAKIRERKFDEAVPMVDRLIEIEPEELDWPLLKAHLRARNNDHAVARNLFEEVLKRDPYNVIALHGLLVAAFELKEPTKDFMPRFEEAVKFLEKEERDSEARDLKLLIAQVKVLEGELSSALKVYEDLVTKEPKDFRPYLCKGVVYTMMKKKDEAERQFEKFRELVPEDHHHKDYFEDNANVFLQKLEQKKEAALKSMFVGDLLILMTSEGFSSVHYRLQCMVGSYCAYSSYSLVALLAQL